Proteins from a single region of Streptomyces spectabilis:
- a CDS encoding non-ribosomal peptide synthetase — MTHPSPSGREAVAVIGVALALPDADDLDALHRNLLEGRVSVRAPGRDRAHYAGAPADAGYLPLAYLDRIDLFDHRFFDLSRREAELMDPHQRMTAQLAHRAIENACYAPRDLKGSRTAVVLSAPEPHYAGLYPDDDPQQVLGSHPSATAARISYLFDFAGPALVVDTACSGSLTALAVAVDQLRDGRADLAVAGGLSLYPVLIRERDYVPLLGIVSADGVCRPFDAAADGSTAGEGGGLVVLKRLSDALADGDHVHAVVRGVAVNQNGFRATSMSAPSARAQSAAIVEAWRQAGGAPPAYVECHGSGTRLGDVIEAEGLRQAFTEAGAGPGPGPGEPCGISSIKGNIGHINHAAGIAGLLKVLAGLRHGTRYPNPNFSAPNPLIDFSGPVRVDAAARAWEPAPGTPRRAGVSSFGLTGTNVHAVVEEPPAAPPAPAAPEPGTELVTLSAKSPRALAAYAERVADFLDSTGHRLSDIAHALNRGRDDHPYRWAGTARDRRELAAALRAAPHAEREPAAAAPLVLLFSGDAELGDGTWAALSAAFPALADADGGTDDGPPGARLFDRQLAGHRLARALGLSAARLVGSGVGNLAVRSAQRPATADEARRAAADTPITSQVDEAGLRRAARGLVDEGAVVVELAADGTLALEISRVAPELPVVRLYADPTRDGVLSALAGLYALGADIDWNAYYAGTGARRIEVPTYPFDADAVSCWCLPPGGPLPTHAPEPAPAPSPVPARQAEPGATEAELAALWKHVLKADEVGPGSNYFELGGTSIAGITVLRAAEERFGARLTFADLHRNPTLRALAARIDAVRATSPGRDDWTITPLPRPGRLPLSFNQEQLWYLDRLNPGSPLYNIPANTRYVGDFDFGAFRGALGDVVDRHEVLRTRILDEDGRPYAVADTAAPQVEFVDLGALPEERRTEELSRTITAEATAPFDLGRGPLLRTVVVRVAERDHVVLHTVHHIAFDGWAPAVFFRELSACYGARIAGRRAELPELPVQYADFAAWQRRWLDAERMERGLAYWRRQLRDLDVPELPLDRPRPAAQSYRGGYVKFALDEELARRLRAFSVGESTTSFVTMLAVVDALLHLWAGRRDVVVGAATTGRFNPATHDLIGYFNNLLPFRTKVDPGIGFRELVARCAATATGVLDHEEIPFARIVADAGHRDPSRHPVFTVCYTHQNTVAASLDLEGLRPVALRGDLAGVSGVAPGTAKFDLTFGLYDQDDSPMDAYLEYAVDLFDAATAHRLVGLFQGIAEAVMSDPDRPLADLAPLLGGTGGVESSLLVGERRALPDTRLVCEVFQEHAARRPDEVAVIDAAGEHTFQEVDRRANRLARRLVAHGVGPDGVVPVLAARGADLVVGWLGVHKAGAAVASLDPAVPERRVRSVLAGVGAAAVVLGEGMTITVPEGVPVLRIADAVAQPGPDTDAGPDGDGAPPLRAGPRNLAYVVHTSGSTGRPQGCEVEHGGLLNVLTWYGDTFGIGPGDRVAQLAAAGFDMAMFEVMAALYHGTALYFVADPLQTPDKLLGDLAEHRVTVACMPTPLAETVLAELPDEPAPGLRLVLTGGDRLRVRPPRRTPFAVHNIYGPTECAFCVTGGPVADAGAAPDVVPDIGRPLPNVRVHVLDSRLRPVARGERGEVYAGGAHVGRGYHGRPGPTAARFVADPFADEPGARMYRTGDLALVRADGTLEFHGRADDQLELRGHRVEPAEVERTLLAHPRVREALVHAAHRPSGAPLLVAHVAGDDVPGEAELTRWAAGALPEYMVPGRVLRHAALPRTSNGKLDRRTMRKRDMADRDTTNELTAVVTAVTPGAVLDDAGREAERVLAGIWTDLLGVARVAPDDNFFRIGGDSLLSVGIASRATRAGLPLTPHDVLSHPTLRDLAAVAAKGTVPDAAPRPVAAASASAPREPVPPAPLVQALLATARDGARDFVTPLLLETAPGIGADAVRAAFDRLVEVQEPLRYRFRHNSLGWRIECAEREGARVVDHRVLPPLEEEQLQAYLEADLDELLADVDPGRGPVLRARFYDRGADRPGVIVLAVHHFVFDSTSFVPLVEDLNAAFAGDAPAAPRRAAWRAWTHLLRAMAASDELAGELPYWKGVLSAGAGARPVPENGPQDAPAGLVRRRVAADRVAARLTESGPTGQSAALAAVAVAWSRWRGEPDAFLSTVGMGSSPNALWSGDRSDAVGWFTHLFPAHLRVPSGAGVADALPGVDTALRSVPNDGIGYGVLRHLSPATPAVAGVRALSEPPVLVEHVASGNDGLTKLGGPYVRPRPMTLVAVPHSLLTQVPIVVETHILGGALELGVIHRGSVAAADMEAFADHLVEALAELAADEGR; from the coding sequence ATGACGCACCCGAGCCCCTCCGGCCGGGAGGCCGTGGCGGTCATCGGGGTGGCCCTCGCCCTGCCCGACGCCGACGACCTGGACGCCCTCCACCGCAACCTGCTCGAAGGCCGGGTCAGCGTCCGCGCGCCGGGCCGCGACCGGGCCCACTACGCGGGGGCGCCCGCGGACGCCGGCTACCTCCCCCTGGCCTATCTGGACCGCATCGACCTCTTCGACCACCGGTTCTTCGACCTGTCGCGGCGCGAGGCCGAGTTGATGGACCCGCACCAGCGCATGACCGCCCAGCTCGCCCACCGGGCCATCGAGAACGCCTGCTACGCGCCCCGCGACCTGAAGGGCTCGCGGACCGCCGTCGTTCTCAGCGCGCCCGAGCCGCACTACGCGGGCCTGTACCCGGACGACGACCCGCAGCAGGTCCTCGGCTCGCACCCGTCGGCCACGGCCGCGCGGATCTCCTACCTCTTCGACTTCGCCGGGCCCGCCCTCGTCGTGGACACCGCGTGCAGCGGCAGCCTGACGGCGCTCGCCGTCGCCGTGGACCAGCTGCGCGACGGGCGGGCGGACCTGGCGGTCGCGGGCGGGCTCAGCCTGTATCCGGTGCTGATCCGCGAGCGCGACTACGTGCCCCTGCTCGGCATCGTGTCCGCCGACGGGGTGTGCCGCCCCTTCGACGCCGCCGCGGACGGCTCCACCGCCGGTGAGGGCGGCGGGCTCGTCGTGCTCAAGCGGCTCTCCGACGCGCTCGCCGACGGCGACCACGTCCACGCCGTGGTGCGCGGTGTCGCCGTCAACCAGAACGGCTTCCGCGCCACGAGCATGAGCGCGCCCAGCGCCCGGGCCCAGTCCGCCGCGATCGTCGAGGCCTGGCGGCAGGCGGGCGGGGCACCGCCCGCCTACGTGGAGTGCCACGGCTCGGGCACGCGGCTCGGCGACGTGATCGAGGCCGAGGGGCTGCGGCAGGCCTTCACCGAAGCCGGGGCCGGGCCCGGGCCCGGGCCCGGTGAACCGTGTGGAATCAGCAGCATCAAGGGCAACATCGGCCACATCAACCACGCCGCGGGGATCGCGGGACTCCTCAAGGTCCTCGCCGGGCTCCGGCACGGCACGCGCTACCCGAACCCGAACTTCAGCGCGCCCAACCCGCTGATCGACTTCAGCGGCCCGGTCCGCGTCGACGCGGCGGCGCGGGCCTGGGAGCCCGCCCCCGGCACGCCCCGCCGGGCGGGCGTCAGCTCCTTCGGCCTGACCGGGACCAACGTGCACGCCGTCGTCGAGGAGCCGCCCGCCGCGCCGCCCGCGCCCGCCGCGCCGGAGCCGGGGACCGAGCTCGTCACCCTCTCCGCGAAGTCCCCCCGGGCGCTCGCCGCCTACGCGGAGCGCGTCGCCGACTTCCTCGACTCCACCGGGCACCGGCTCTCCGACATCGCCCACGCCCTGAACCGGGGCCGCGACGACCACCCGTACCGCTGGGCGGGCACCGCACGCGACCGCCGCGAGCTGGCCGCCGCCCTGCGCGCGGCGCCCCACGCCGAGCGGGAACCGGCCGCGGCGGCCCCCCTCGTGCTGCTCTTCTCCGGCGACGCCGAACTCGGCGACGGGACCTGGGCGGCCCTGAGCGCGGCCTTCCCCGCACTCGCCGACGCCGACGGCGGCACGGACGACGGCCCGCCGGGCGCCCGTCTCTTCGACCGGCAGCTCGCGGGCCACCGCCTCGCGCGCGCCCTCGGCCTGTCCGCCGCACGCCTGGTCGGCTCCGGCGTCGGCAACCTCGCGGTGCGGTCCGCGCAGCGCCCGGCGACGGCGGACGAGGCCCGCCGCGCGGCCGCGGACACGCCGATCACGAGCCAGGTCGACGAGGCCGGGCTCCGGCGCGCGGCGCGCGGCCTCGTCGACGAGGGCGCCGTGGTGGTCGAGCTGGCCGCGGACGGCACCCTGGCACTGGAGATCTCCCGGGTGGCCCCCGAGCTGCCCGTCGTCCGCCTCTACGCCGACCCCACGCGGGACGGCGTGCTCTCCGCGCTCGCCGGGCTCTACGCGCTCGGCGCGGACATCGACTGGAACGCGTACTACGCCGGGACCGGGGCCCGCCGCATCGAGGTGCCGACCTACCCGTTCGACGCCGACGCGGTGTCCTGCTGGTGTCTGCCGCCGGGCGGGCCGCTGCCGACGCACGCACCGGAGCCCGCGCCCGCCCCGTCGCCCGTACCGGCGCGGCAGGCCGAACCGGGCGCCACCGAGGCCGAGTTGGCCGCGCTGTGGAAGCACGTCCTCAAGGCCGACGAGGTCGGCCCCGGCTCGAACTACTTCGAGCTGGGCGGCACGTCCATCGCGGGCATCACCGTGCTGCGCGCGGCCGAGGAGCGCTTCGGCGCCCGTCTGACCTTCGCCGACCTGCACCGGAACCCCACCCTGCGCGCCCTCGCCGCGCGCATCGACGCCGTGCGCGCGACGAGCCCCGGACGGGACGACTGGACGATCACCCCGCTGCCGCGCCCCGGCCGTCTGCCGCTCTCCTTCAACCAGGAGCAGCTGTGGTACCTGGACCGGCTGAACCCGGGCAGCCCGCTGTACAACATCCCCGCCAACACCCGCTACGTCGGCGACTTCGACTTCGGCGCGTTCCGCGGCGCCCTGGGCGACGTGGTGGACCGGCACGAGGTGCTGCGCACCCGCATCCTGGACGAGGACGGCCGTCCGTACGCCGTGGCCGACACGGCCGCGCCACAGGTGGAGTTCGTCGACCTCGGCGCGCTGCCCGAGGAGCGGCGCACCGAGGAGCTGTCCCGCACGATCACGGCGGAGGCGACGGCGCCCTTCGACCTCGGGCGGGGCCCGCTCCTGCGCACGGTGGTGGTCAGGGTCGCCGAGCGGGACCACGTCGTCCTGCACACCGTGCACCACATCGCCTTCGACGGCTGGGCCCCCGCCGTGTTCTTCCGCGAGCTGTCCGCCTGCTACGGCGCCCGGATCGCCGGGCGCCGGGCCGAGCTGCCCGAACTGCCCGTCCAGTACGCGGACTTCGCGGCCTGGCAGCGGCGGTGGCTGGACGCGGAGCGCATGGAGCGCGGGCTCGCGTACTGGCGTCGGCAGTTGCGCGACCTGGACGTTCCCGAGCTGCCGCTCGACCGGCCGCGCCCGGCCGCGCAGTCGTACCGCGGCGGCTATGTGAAGTTCGCGCTCGACGAGGAACTCGCCCGGCGCCTGCGCGCGTTCAGCGTCGGCGAGAGCACCACGAGCTTCGTCACCATGCTCGCCGTGGTCGACGCCCTGCTGCACCTGTGGGCGGGCCGGCGTGACGTGGTGGTGGGCGCGGCGACGACGGGCCGGTTCAACCCCGCGACGCACGACCTGATCGGCTACTTCAACAACCTGCTGCCGTTCCGCACGAAGGTCGATCCGGGGATCGGCTTCCGCGAGCTGGTCGCGCGGTGCGCGGCCACCGCCACCGGGGTCCTGGACCACGAGGAGATCCCGTTCGCGAGGATCGTCGCCGACGCCGGCCACCGCGACCCGTCACGGCATCCGGTGTTCACCGTCTGCTACACGCACCAGAACACCGTCGCCGCGTCCCTGGACCTGGAGGGGCTGCGCCCCGTGGCCCTGCGGGGCGACCTCGCCGGGGTCTCCGGAGTCGCCCCGGGCACCGCCAAGTTCGACCTCACCTTCGGCCTGTACGACCAGGACGACAGCCCCATGGACGCGTACCTGGAGTACGCGGTCGACCTGTTCGACGCCGCGACCGCGCACCGCCTGGTCGGCCTCTTCCAGGGCATCGCCGAGGCCGTGATGAGCGACCCGGACCGGCCGCTCGCGGACCTCGCGCCGCTCCTCGGCGGGACCGGCGGCGTCGAGTCCTCCCTGCTCGTCGGGGAGCGCCGCGCGCTCCCGGACACGCGCCTGGTCTGTGAGGTCTTCCAGGAGCACGCCGCGCGGCGCCCGGACGAGGTCGCGGTGATCGACGCTGCCGGGGAGCACACCTTCCAGGAGGTCGACCGGCGCGCGAACCGCCTCGCCCGGCGGCTCGTCGCGCACGGCGTCGGCCCGGACGGCGTCGTCCCGGTGCTCGCCGCGCGCGGGGCCGACCTGGTGGTCGGCTGGCTCGGCGTCCACAAGGCGGGGGCGGCCGTCGCCTCGCTCGACCCGGCCGTCCCCGAGCGCCGGGTGCGGTCCGTGCTCGCCGGGGTCGGCGCCGCCGCCGTGGTCCTGGGCGAGGGCATGACCATCACGGTCCCCGAGGGCGTCCCGGTCCTGCGCATCGCCGACGCCGTGGCGCAGCCGGGCCCGGACACGGACGCGGGCCCGGACGGGGACGGCGCGCCACCACTGCGGGCGGGCCCGCGCAATCTGGCGTACGTGGTCCACACCTCGGGCTCCACCGGGCGCCCGCAGGGCTGCGAGGTCGAGCACGGCGGGCTGCTCAACGTCCTGACGTGGTACGGCGACACGTTCGGGATCGGGCCCGGGGACCGCGTCGCGCAACTGGCCGCCGCGGGCTTCGACATGGCCATGTTCGAGGTCATGGCGGCCCTGTACCACGGCACCGCGCTGTACTTCGTCGCGGACCCGCTGCAGACCCCGGACAAGCTCCTCGGCGACCTGGCCGAGCACCGCGTCACCGTGGCCTGCATGCCGACGCCGCTGGCCGAGACGGTCCTCGCGGAGCTGCCCGACGAGCCCGCTCCCGGCCTGCGCCTGGTGCTCACGGGCGGCGACCGGCTGCGGGTGCGTCCGCCGCGCCGGACGCCCTTCGCGGTGCACAACATCTACGGGCCGACCGAGTGCGCCTTCTGCGTGACCGGGGGCCCGGTCGCCGACGCCGGGGCGGCCCCCGACGTCGTCCCGGACATCGGCAGGCCGCTGCCCAACGTCCGTGTCCACGTCCTTGACTCCCGCCTGCGCCCCGTGGCGCGGGGCGAGCGCGGCGAGGTCTACGCCGGGGGCGCCCACGTCGGCCGCGGCTACCACGGCAGGCCGGGCCCGACCGCGGCCCGGTTCGTCGCCGACCCCTTCGCGGACGAGCCGGGGGCGCGGATGTACCGCACCGGTGACCTGGCCCTGGTCCGCGCCGACGGCACCCTGGAGTTCCACGGCCGCGCCGACGACCAGCTCGAACTGCGCGGCCACCGCGTGGAACCGGCCGAGGTCGAGCGCACGCTGCTCGCGCACCCGCGCGTACGCGAAGCGCTCGTCCACGCCGCGCACCGGCCCTCCGGCGCCCCGCTCCTGGTGGCGCACGTCGCGGGCGACGACGTGCCGGGCGAGGCCGAGCTGACCCGGTGGGCGGCCGGGGCGCTGCCGGAGTACATGGTGCCCGGCCGGGTCCTGCGCCATGCCGCACTGCCCCGCACGAGCAACGGAAAGCTCGACCGCCGGACGATGAGGAAGAGGGACATGGCCGACCGCGACACGACGAACGAACTGACGGCGGTGGTCACGGCGGTGACCCCGGGGGCGGTCCTCGACGACGCCGGGCGGGAGGCCGAGCGGGTCCTCGCCGGGATCTGGACCGACCTGCTCGGCGTCGCGCGGGTGGCGCCGGACGACAACTTCTTCCGCATCGGCGGTGACTCGCTGCTGAGCGTGGGCATCGCATCGCGGGCCACCCGGGCCGGTCTGCCGCTGACCCCGCACGACGTGCTGAGCCATCCGACCCTGCGCGACCTCGCCGCGGTCGCGGCGAAGGGCACCGTCCCCGACGCCGCGCCCCGGCCCGTCGCCGCCGCGTCCGCGTCCGCGCCGCGCGAGCCGGTGCCGCCCGCGCCCCTGGTGCAGGCCCTGCTCGCCACGGCGCGCGACGGGGCTCGGGACTTCGTCACGCCCCTGCTCCTGGAGACGGCCCCGGGCATCGGCGCGGACGCGGTGCGCGCGGCCTTCGACCGCCTCGTCGAGGTCCAGGAGCCGCTGCGCTACCGGTTCCGGCACAACAGCCTGGGCTGGCGCATCGAGTGCGCCGAGCGGGAGGGCGCCCGCGTCGTCGACCACCGGGTGCTGCCGCCGCTGGAGGAGGAGCAGCTCCAGGCGTATCTGGAGGCCGACCTGGACGAACTGCTCGCGGACGTCGACCCGGGGCGCGGCCCGGTCCTTCGGGCCAGGTTCTACGACCGGGGTGCCGACCGGCCCGGTGTGATCGTCCTCGCGGTCCACCACTTCGTCTTCGACTCCACGTCGTTCGTACCGCTCGTCGAGGACCTCAACGCGGCCTTCGCGGGCGACGCCCCGGCGGCGCCGCGCCGGGCCGCCTGGCGCGCGTGGACGCACCTGCTGCGCGCGATGGCCGCGTCCGACGAGCTGGCCGGTGAACTGCCGTACTGGAAGGGCGTCCTGAGCGCGGGCGCCGGAGCGCGGCCCGTGCCCGAGAACGGCCCCCAGGACGCGCCCGCGGGCCTCGTGCGCCGCCGGGTCGCCGCCGACCGGGTCGCGGCGCGGCTCACCGAGTCCGGTCCCACCGGCCAGAGCGCGGCGCTCGCCGCGGTCGCCGTGGCCTGGTCCCGGTGGCGCGGCGAGCCCGACGCGTTCCTGAGCACCGTCGGCATGGGCAGCTCCCCGAACGCGCTGTGGAGCGGGGACCGGAGCGACGCGGTCGGCTGGTTCACGCATCTCTTCCCGGCCCATCTGCGCGTCCCGTCCGGCGCCGGGGTCGCCGACGCCCTGCCGGGCGTGGACACCGCCCTGCGCTCCGTGCCGAACGACGGCATCGGCTACGGCGTCCTGCGCCACCTCAGCCCCGCGACCCCGGCGGTGGCGGGGGTGCGCGCGCTGTCCGAGCCGCCGGTCCTGGTCGAGCACGTGGCCAGCGGCAACGACGGCCTGACGAAGCTGGGCGGCCCGTACGTGCGGCCCCGGCCGATGACCCTGGTCGCCGTGCCCCACTCGCTGCTCACCCAGGTGCCGATCGTCGTGGAGACGCACATCCTGGGCGGGGCGCTCGAACTCGGCGTGATCCACCGCGGTTCGGTCGCCGCCGCCGACATGGAGGCCTTCGCCGACCACCTGGTCGAGGCGCTCGCCGAACTCGCCGCCGACGAGGGCCGCTGA
- a CDS encoding ketoacyl-ACP synthase III family protein gives MPPATAIRAAACYQPDRVLAVADLPGLAELGDGERETCARLGIDEVRADESLTAFDLAVRAARQALSDADLTAAELGALVLIDARVPDTLMSSAATRLQALLGAERALTFSVGGLGCVSLTPALLTARGLLAADGDLDHVLVVHGSKPPTPLRYRHPVTVSGDGGAAAVISRRGPVRVLDIVQETNGDHWDLFRVDYRDRPSARWREECRDIPQYSFRLAVESRIRLRELHRRLLDRNGLAPGDISRHLSHNLSEGTFRFTEEALGIEISTTCFDNLRRYGHLGPNDVLLNLRTELDRGGLAEGQRAVLLSASPVAAWSLLLVEIGDGATTHYL, from the coding sequence GTGCCCCCGGCGACGGCCATCAGGGCGGCCGCCTGCTACCAGCCGGACCGGGTCCTCGCGGTCGCGGACCTGCCGGGGCTCGCGGAACTCGGCGACGGCGAGCGGGAGACCTGTGCGCGCCTCGGCATCGACGAGGTCCGCGCGGACGAGTCGCTGACCGCGTTCGACCTGGCGGTGCGCGCGGCCCGGCAGGCCCTGTCGGACGCGGACCTCACCGCGGCCGAACTCGGCGCGCTCGTCCTCATCGACGCGCGCGTCCCGGACACCCTGATGAGTTCGGCGGCCACCCGGCTCCAGGCGCTCCTCGGGGCGGAGCGCGCGCTGACCTTCTCGGTGGGCGGCCTCGGCTGTGTGTCGCTCACCCCGGCGCTGCTCACGGCCCGGGGCCTGCTGGCCGCCGACGGGGACCTGGACCACGTCCTGGTCGTGCACGGCAGCAAGCCGCCCACGCCCCTGCGCTACCGCCATCCGGTGACGGTCAGCGGCGACGGCGGCGCCGCCGCGGTGATCTCGCGCCGCGGCCCGGTCCGCGTGCTCGACATCGTGCAGGAGACCAACGGCGACCACTGGGACCTGTTCCGCGTGGACTACCGGGACCGGCCGAGCGCGCGCTGGCGCGAGGAGTGCCGCGACATCCCGCAGTACTCCTTCCGGCTCGCCGTGGAGTCCCGCATCCGCCTGCGCGAGCTGCACCGGCGCCTCCTGGACCGCAACGGCCTGGCGCCCGGGGACATCTCCCGCCACCTCAGCCACAACCTCTCCGAAGGCACCTTCCGGTTCACCGAGGAGGCCCTCGGCATCGAGATCAGCACGACCTGCTTCGACAACCTCCGCCGGTACGGGCACCTCGGCCCGAACGACGTCCTGCTGAACCTCCGCACGGAGCTCGACCGCGGCGGCCTGGCCGAGGGGCAGCGCGCGGTGCTGCTCAGCGCGAGCCCGGTCGCCGCCTGGAGCCTGCTGCTGGTGGAGATCGGCGACGGCGCCACGACCCACTACCTGTGA
- a CDS encoding acyl carrier protein, which translates to MDTSNATEAVDATAVTEGLRTYLTGALGREPGPDEDYFALGLVTSLFAIELVNFVEQRYGIEVTVDDLDLDHFRTLGRLRDFVLAKAASRGAAA; encoded by the coding sequence ATGGACACATCGAACGCAACGGAGGCCGTCGACGCGACGGCCGTGACCGAGGGGCTGCGCACGTATCTGACCGGCGCCCTGGGCCGGGAGCCGGGCCCGGACGAGGACTACTTCGCCCTCGGCCTCGTGACCTCCCTGTTCGCGATCGAGCTGGTGAACTTCGTGGAGCAGCGCTACGGCATCGAGGTCACCGTCGACGATCTCGACCTGGACCACTTCCGCACCCTCGGCAGGCTGCGCGACTTCGTCCTGGCGAAGGCCGCGAGCCGGGGCGCGGCGGCGTGA
- a CDS encoding acyl-CoA dehydrogenase family protein, translating to MTSTTAADPADLAARFADAVRGDAAAWDARGELPADVRRALARDGLLGADLPPCHGGLGAAPEQLGEVCARLGGVCGSLRALVTVQGMVGAALLRWGTAGQRERWLPALARGELTAAFAATEAAAGSDLGAVTTAVERDGDTYTVSGEKRWITFGEVADVFLVLGRTDGRTAAVLVEADRPGVRREPVRGQLGLRAAQLAHVRFDAVRVPSENAVAPPGFGLSHVAGTALDHGRFTVAWGCVGMAEACLRAAAEHAVRRAQGGVVLAEHQQVRSLLGRAVVDGRAARELCLRAARLRAAGDPDAVAETVAAKYAAARAATSVAGSAVQVLGAAGCAPDSLVGRCYRDAKVMEIIEGSAQVSELHIADHLLRAHGHRAAPRRPEREGDHR from the coding sequence GTGACCAGCACGACCGCGGCCGACCCCGCGGACCTGGCGGCGCGGTTCGCCGACGCGGTCCGCGGGGACGCCGCCGCCTGGGACGCGCGCGGCGAACTGCCCGCCGACGTACGCCGCGCGCTCGCGCGGGACGGGCTGCTCGGCGCCGATCTGCCGCCCTGCCACGGCGGACTGGGCGCCGCGCCCGAGCAGCTCGGCGAGGTGTGTGCCCGGCTCGGCGGCGTGTGCGGCTCGCTGCGCGCCCTGGTCACCGTGCAGGGCATGGTGGGTGCCGCGCTGCTGCGCTGGGGCACCGCCGGGCAGCGCGAGCGGTGGCTGCCCGCGCTCGCCCGGGGCGAGCTGACCGCCGCCTTCGCCGCGACGGAGGCGGCGGCGGGCAGCGACCTCGGAGCCGTGACCACCGCGGTCGAGCGGGACGGCGACACGTACACGGTGTCCGGCGAGAAGCGCTGGATCACCTTCGGCGAGGTCGCGGACGTGTTCCTGGTCCTGGGCCGCACGGACGGCCGCACCGCCGCGGTGCTCGTCGAGGCGGACCGGCCCGGCGTGCGGCGGGAGCCGGTGCGCGGCCAGCTCGGCCTGCGCGCCGCCCAGTTGGCGCACGTACGGTTCGACGCCGTGCGCGTACCGTCCGAGAACGCGGTCGCGCCGCCCGGGTTCGGCCTGTCGCACGTGGCGGGCACCGCGCTCGACCACGGGCGGTTCACGGTGGCCTGGGGCTGCGTCGGGATGGCCGAGGCGTGTCTGCGGGCGGCCGCCGAGCACGCCGTGCGGCGCGCGCAGGGCGGGGTGGTCCTGGCCGAGCACCAGCAGGTGCGCTCGCTCCTGGGGCGCGCGGTGGTGGACGGCCGCGCCGCCCGGGAGCTGTGCCTGCGGGCCGCCCGCCTGCGCGCGGCCGGTGACCCGGACGCCGTCGCGGAGACCGTCGCCGCCAAGTACGCCGCGGCGCGCGCCGCCACCTCGGTGGCCGGGAGCGCGGTGCAGGTCCTGGGCGCGGCCGGCTGCGCCCCCGACAGCCTGGTGGGCCGCTGCTACCGGGACGCCAAGGTCATGGAGATCATCGAAGGCTCGGCCCAGGTGTCCGAGCTGCACATCGCCGACCACCTGCTGCGGGCCCACGGACACCGGGCGGCCCCGCGGCGGCCGGAGCGAGAGGGGGACCACCGGTGA
- a CDS encoding HAD-IIIC family phosphatase encodes MSAGTGGARDGTAAEPGAGRARAAEPTVKCLVWDLDDTLWDGVALEGDAPEPFPAAVRAVRALDRRGVLHAVASRGEHAVAAAHLAAHGLDTLFTVLEVGWGAKSGAVERIAAELDIGLDTVAFIDNDAVERAEVAAALPDVRCYRAHEAELLTSYAEFTPRFVTQESARRRDLYRTERRRKAAEAEHTGVPAAFLASLDLVLTVRRATGADLARAHELTVRTHQLNTTGRTFGPDELRRLCEDPGHEVLVAGLTDRFGSYGTIGLAVTSLRDDATVLELLLMSCRVMSRGVGAVLIDHIVARSLAAGRRPVAEFVPTGVNRQMLVTLRFAGFEVVEDAGDRITLAVDPDAPPPARKHPVRVVTP; translated from the coding sequence GTGAGCGCGGGGACCGGCGGAGCGCGGGACGGAACGGCTGCCGAGCCCGGCGCGGGCCGCGCGCGGGCCGCGGAGCCGACGGTGAAGTGCCTGGTCTGGGACCTCGACGACACGCTGTGGGACGGGGTCGCCCTCGAAGGCGACGCGCCCGAGCCGTTCCCGGCCGCCGTGCGGGCCGTGCGCGCCCTGGACCGGCGGGGGGTCCTGCACGCGGTGGCCAGCCGCGGCGAGCACGCCGTCGCCGCCGCCCATCTGGCCGCGCACGGGCTCGACACCCTCTTCACCGTCCTGGAGGTGGGCTGGGGCGCCAAGTCCGGGGCCGTCGAGCGGATCGCCGCCGAGCTGGACATCGGGCTCGACACGGTCGCGTTCATCGACAACGACGCGGTGGAGCGGGCCGAGGTGGCCGCCGCGCTGCCGGACGTGCGCTGCTATCGGGCGCACGAGGCCGAACTCCTCACCTCGTACGCGGAGTTCACGCCCCGGTTCGTGACGCAGGAGTCGGCGCGGCGGCGCGACCTGTACCGCACCGAGCGGCGGCGCAAGGCCGCGGAGGCCGAGCACACCGGAGTGCCCGCGGCGTTCCTGGCCTCACTCGACCTGGTCCTCACGGTCCGGCGGGCCACAGGAGCCGACCTGGCCCGGGCGCACGAACTGACCGTGCGCACGCACCAGCTCAACACCACCGGCCGCACCTTCGGCCCGGACGAGCTGCGCCGTCTGTGCGAGGACCCCGGGCACGAGGTGCTCGTCGCCGGTCTCACGGACCGCTTCGGCTCCTACGGCACCATCGGGCTCGCAGTCACCTCGCTCCGGGACGACGCGACCGTGCTCGAACTGCTCCTGATGTCCTGCCGGGTGATGTCGCGCGGCGTCGGCGCGGTCCTCATCGACCACATCGTCGCGCGGTCCCTTGCGGCGGGCCGCCGCCCGGTCGCGGAGTTCGTCCCCACCGGCGTCAACCGGCAGATGCTGGTCACGCTCCGTTTCGCCGGCTTCGAGGTGGTGGAGGACGCCGGTGACCGCATCACCCTGGCCGTCGACCCGGACGCCCCGCCGCCCGCCCGCAAGCACCCGGTACGGGTGGTCACCCCATGA